One window of the Bubalus kerabau isolate K-KA32 ecotype Philippines breed swamp buffalo chromosome 9, PCC_UOA_SB_1v2, whole genome shotgun sequence genome contains the following:
- the VIP gene encoding VIP peptides has translation METRSKPQLLVFLTLFSVLFSQTLAWPLFGAPSALRMGDRIPFEGANEPDQVSLKADTDILQDALAENDTPYYDVSRNVRHADGVFTSDYSRLLGQLSAKKYLESLIGKRVSNSISEDQGPIKRHSDAVFTDNYTRLRKQMAVKKYLNSILNGKRSSEGESPDFLEELEK, from the exons ATGGAAACAAGAAGTAAGCCCCAGCTTCTTGTGTTCCTGACACTGTTCAGCGTGCTCTTCTCCCAGACCTTGGCGTGGCCTCTTTTTGGAGCACCTTCGGCTCTGAG GATGGGGGACAGAATACCATTTGAAGGAGCAAATGAACCTGATCAAGTTTCGTTAAAAGCAGACACTGACATTTTACAAGATGCGCTGGCTGAAAATGACACACCTTATTATGATGTATCCAG AAATGTCAGACATGCTGATGGAGTTTTTACCAGTGACTATAGTAGACTCTTGGGTCAACTTTCTGCCAAAAAGTACCTTGAGTCCCTTATTGGAAAACGAGTTAG CAATAGCATCTCAGAAGACCAGGGACCAATCAAGCGCCACTCAGATGCTGTCTTCACTGACAACTACACACGCCTTCGAAAACAAATGGCTGTGAAGAAATACTTGAACTCAATTCTAAATGGAAAGCGAAG CAGTGAAGGAGAGTCTCCTGACTTTCTTGAAGAGTTAGAAAAATGA